Proteins co-encoded in one Desulfitobacterium hafniense DCB-2 genomic window:
- a CDS encoding glycosyltransferase family 4 protein produces MRILLLTQYFPPEKGAAQVRLWELAKGLHHQGHEVTVVTAFPNHPTGIIPEEYQGKRFMQEEMAGVKVLRTWIYPVKRGRFWLRLLNYFSFVFSSLSGIARSGQQDLIIVESPPLFIGFSAMFASWLKKAPYIFNVSDLWPESAVQLGLVTNQTIIRATEWLEGYFYKKAYKLSAQTQGIVTGLQRKNVPPEDILFLPNGVDTELFQPRPKDQNLEKNLGLAGKTVILYAGTMGYAHGIETALEAADILRNDEELFFLFVGDGSERPRLEEIAREKKLPNVRFIDFQPLEVIPRYYSLSSINLSTLRRYKLSEGVRPSKVFPALASGQPLIYVGEGEGAEIVKESGGGVVLEPENPELLARTILELKRDPEGCRAMAGQGRAYVIEHYSWNSLIRNWLKQLDSSKEAN; encoded by the coding sequence ATGCGTATTCTGCTGCTAACTCAATATTTCCCACCGGAAAAAGGAGCTGCCCAGGTCCGCCTTTGGGAGCTGGCCAAAGGCTTGCATCATCAAGGCCATGAGGTTACCGTTGTCACTGCCTTCCCTAATCATCCCACCGGAATCATCCCTGAGGAATACCAAGGAAAGCGGTTTATGCAGGAAGAGATGGCAGGGGTCAAAGTGCTGCGGACCTGGATCTACCCTGTAAAGAGAGGCCGGTTCTGGCTGCGCCTGCTTAATTATTTTTCCTTTGTCTTTTCTTCCCTCTCTGGTATTGCCCGTTCCGGCCAACAGGATCTGATCATTGTGGAGTCCCCGCCCCTTTTTATTGGCTTCTCCGCCATGTTTGCCTCCTGGCTGAAAAAGGCGCCCTATATCTTCAATGTCTCTGATCTTTGGCCGGAATCTGCTGTGCAGCTGGGACTGGTCACCAACCAAACCATTATCCGGGCCACCGAATGGTTGGAGGGATATTTCTACAAAAAAGCGTATAAGCTATCTGCACAAACCCAAGGCATCGTAACGGGTCTGCAACGCAAAAACGTTCCCCCGGAGGATATCCTCTTTCTCCCCAATGGCGTGGATACGGAGCTTTTTCAACCACGGCCAAAGGATCAGAATCTGGAAAAAAATCTGGGGCTTGCAGGCAAAACCGTGATCCTCTATGCGGGAACTATGGGCTATGCCCACGGTATAGAAACCGCTTTGGAAGCGGCGGATATCTTACGAAATGATGAGGAGCTCTTCTTTCTTTTCGTGGGAGATGGCTCCGAGCGTCCCAGGCTGGAGGAGATAGCCCGGGAGAAAAAGCTGCCTAATGTGCGTTTTATCGATTTTCAGCCCTTAGAAGTTATCCCCCGCTATTACTCCCTCAGCAGTATTAATCTCTCCACCTTGAGGCGGTACAAGCTCTCTGAAGGGGTACGCCCTTCAAAGGTCTTCCCCGCTCTGGCCAGCGGTCAGCCTCTCATCTATGTGGGTGAGGGAGAAGGCGCCGAGATCGTTAAGGAAAGCGGGGGCGGCGTGGTTCTGGAACCCGAGAATCCTGAACTTCTGGCCCGCACCATCCTCGAGCTGAAAAGGGATCCCGAAGGATGCCGGGCGATGGCTGGGCAAGGGCGGGCTTATGTAATAGAACATTATTCCTGGAACAGCCTCATTCGCAATTGGCTGAAGCAGCTGGACTCAAGTAAGGAGGCAAACTGA
- a CDS encoding sugar transferase — MGFKRLLDLIIAIPLLILISPLWLFIVIWIKVDSPGPAIFRQQRIGLKGEPFTIYKFRTMVPDADRVMKAKIEQLKKEGKFNADEFVFQEKDDPRITGSGRFLRKTSLDELPQLLNIVNGTMSLVGPRPEVPEIVEQYTPEQRQRLNMPPGVTGLAQINGRSALTLTETLKYDVQYVKNWSPGADIKILWKTIFVVLLGKDAY; from the coding sequence ATGGGCTTTAAACGCCTTTTGGACCTCATCATCGCCATACCGTTGCTTATACTTATCTCACCCCTTTGGCTTTTCATTGTAATCTGGATTAAAGTGGATTCGCCGGGCCCGGCTATTTTTCGCCAGCAGCGGATAGGCCTTAAAGGAGAGCCTTTTACCATTTATAAATTCCGCACCATGGTACCGGATGCGGATCGAGTGATGAAAGCCAAGATCGAGCAGCTGAAAAAAGAAGGCAAATTCAATGCGGATGAATTTGTTTTCCAGGAAAAAGATGATCCCAGGATTACGGGAAGCGGCCGCTTTTTGCGCAAAACCAGCCTTGATGAACTTCCCCAGCTCCTCAATATCGTCAATGGAACCATGAGCTTGGTGGGGCCTCGCCCTGAGGTGCCGGAGATTGTGGAGCAATACACCCCTGAACAACGCCAAAGGCTGAATATGCCTCCCGGCGTCACCGGCCTGGCCCAGATCAATGGCCGCAGCGCCTTGACCTTGACCGAGACCTTAAAGTATGATGTTCAGTATGTGAAGAACTGGTCCCCGGGGGCGGATATTAAGATTCTCTGGAAAACTATTTTTGTCGTGCTCCTGGGGAAGGATGCGTATTAA
- a CDS encoding ATP-binding protein — MKKFIDRQDELGFLNREYERDGSSLVVLYGRRRVGKTALLTKFMADKTSIYFLATQEAESENRNGFKDMVADFLQNSLLKTATVNDWAVIFNMLVEYPPKTKLLIVIDEFQYLGKTNPAFPSVMQKIWDTMLMDKNIMVVLCGSLITMMESQTLVYSSPLYGRRTGQIKLRQIDFCYYKNFFTNKNEKELIELYAVTGGVPKYIEQFQSESDIYTAIRKNILDRASFLYEEPYFLLQNEVSEIGSYFSVIKAIAAGNQKLSKIAATLAVKQTGLSKYLKTLIDLDILERQVPITEEHPEKSKRGLYKIKDNFISFWFRFVYANQSFLERDQDDIVMQKIRQNFIDNHVAYVYEDVCLSKLWQMNSQGQWPFYFSKAGRWWNNQTEIDIVAYDMKGSDMIFGECKYHEKPVDTDVFYTLAKKAEAVAWKQNQRKNWYVLFSISGFTEAMQLLAKEREDILLLS, encoded by the coding sequence ATGAAGAAGTTTATCGATCGGCAAGACGAATTAGGTTTTTTAAATAGAGAGTATGAACGGGATGGCTCATCTTTAGTGGTTCTCTACGGAAGAAGACGTGTCGGCAAGACGGCACTCTTAACAAAGTTCATGGCAGATAAGACAAGTATCTACTTTTTGGCAACCCAAGAGGCAGAAAGCGAAAATCGCAATGGGTTTAAAGATATGGTCGCAGACTTTTTGCAGAATTCTTTATTGAAGACGGCGACAGTTAATGACTGGGCAGTCATATTTAACATGTTAGTAGAATATCCTCCAAAAACCAAGTTGCTTATAGTTATTGATGAGTTTCAGTATTTAGGGAAAACGAATCCAGCCTTTCCATCCGTTATGCAAAAGATATGGGATACCATGTTGATGGATAAAAATATTATGGTTGTATTGTGTGGTTCTCTAATTACGATGATGGAATCCCAAACCTTAGTTTATAGTAGCCCTTTATATGGGAGAAGGACTGGGCAAATAAAACTTAGACAAATTGATTTTTGTTATTATAAGAACTTCTTTACCAACAAAAACGAAAAAGAGCTCATCGAACTCTATGCGGTGACGGGTGGTGTGCCTAAATACATTGAACAGTTTCAAAGTGAGAGTGACATTTATACGGCTATAAGAAAAAATATCCTGGATAGAGCCAGCTTTTTATATGAAGAGCCCTATTTTCTCCTGCAAAATGAAGTCTCAGAGATAGGAAGCTATTTTTCAGTGATTAAGGCTATAGCGGCAGGCAACCAGAAGTTATCAAAAATAGCCGCCACTTTGGCAGTGAAGCAGACAGGCCTTTCCAAGTATCTTAAGACACTTATCGATCTCGATATTTTAGAACGCCAGGTCCCCATTACTGAGGAGCATCCGGAGAAAAGCAAACGTGGTTTGTATAAGATCAAAGACAATTTCATTAGCTTTTGGTTTCGATTTGTTTATGCTAATCAAAGCTTTTTGGAACGAGACCAGGACGACATCGTTATGCAAAAAATCCGGCAGAACTTCATCGATAACCATGTGGCCTATGTTTATGAAGATGTTTGCCTGAGTAAATTATGGCAGATGAATAGTCAAGGACAGTGGCCCTTTTACTTTAGCAAAGCCGGGCGTTGGTGGAATAACCAAACAGAAATCGATATTGTCGCCTATGATATGAAGGGTTCAGATATGATTTTTGGTGAATGCAAGTATCATGAAAAGCCTGTTGACACTGATGTTTTTTATACCCTGGCAAAAAAGGCAGAAGCCGTTGCCTGGAAACAAAACCAACGAAAAAACTGGTACGTTTTGTTTAGTATAAGCGGGTTTACCGAAGCAATGCAGCTCCTGGCCAAAGAGCGGGAAGATATCTTGTTGCTATCGTAG
- a CDS encoding N-acetyltransferase, with the protein MSDQYIKADQPIEAERPAYQSAPVYIDTTAKIPASVTVSPFCVIQAHVTLGDQVTLGVGCVIEEGAVIGAGTSLGHHVTVAAGAILGEGCQIAAHVSIGSEARIGAGTRIGEHAAIYPRAVLGEEGFIGSSASVGRFPKAAATSTVKAQADLSPLKMGNGYTIGCSAVLYAGTTYGDQAFLGDGALVRERCTIGKNVVIGSGAAVENDTRIGDYTKIQTGSYITAYMELEERVFIAPMVTTTNDNYMGRTEKRFKSIKGPTICRGARIGGGAILLPGIRVAPETFVAAGALVTKDTGAKRVVKGFPAKELREVSEEELLPED; encoded by the coding sequence ATGTCGGATCAATATATTAAAGCGGATCAACCTATCGAAGCGGAAAGACCGGCTTACCAAAGTGCCCCTGTCTACATCGATACTACGGCTAAGATCCCTGCCAGTGTAACGGTTTCACCCTTTTGTGTGATCCAGGCTCATGTTACCTTGGGTGATCAGGTCACTCTGGGTGTGGGCTGTGTTATCGAAGAGGGAGCTGTCATCGGCGCAGGCACTTCTTTAGGCCACCATGTCACGGTTGCCGCCGGAGCGATCCTGGGAGAAGGCTGTCAGATAGCCGCTCATGTGAGCATTGGCTCCGAAGCACGCATCGGGGCAGGGACTCGCATCGGGGAGCATGCTGCGATCTATCCCCGGGCAGTGTTGGGTGAAGAGGGTTTTATCGGGAGCAGTGCTTCCGTCGGACGTTTTCCGAAAGCGGCGGCGACCAGCACTGTGAAAGCCCAGGCGGATTTATCCCCCCTGAAGATGGGGAACGGTTACACTATAGGCTGCTCTGCAGTGCTCTATGCCGGGACCACTTACGGAGATCAGGCCTTTCTGGGGGACGGAGCTTTGGTTCGCGAACGCTGCACCATCGGTAAAAACGTGGTTATCGGCAGCGGTGCGGCAGTGGAAAACGATACCCGCATCGGAGATTATACCAAGATCCAGACCGGTTCTTACATAACCGCTTATATGGAACTGGAAGAGCGGGTTTTCATCGCTCCCATGGTGACCACCACCAACGACAACTATATGGGCAGAACAGAAAAGCGCTTTAAATCCATCAAAGGCCCGACCATTTGCCGGGGGGCCCGGATCGGCGGCGGCGCCATTCTTTTGCCGGGAATCAGGGTCGCCCCTGAGACCTTTGTGGCAGCAGGAGCATTGGTGACCAAGGATACCGGGGCCAAACGTGTGGTCAAAGGTTTCCCGGCCAAAGAGCTAAGGGAAGTGTCTGAAGAAGAATTGCTTCCGGAGGACTAG
- a CDS encoding Gfo/Idh/MocA family protein, giving the protein MDKKMRFAIIGCGRIAPKHAESIVALEEAELVAVCDIIPERAQAFADKYGAKPYTSYEEMLAKEEIDVVTIATESDLHAPIGITCAKAGKHVMVEKPMAMTLASADELIRTCHEEGVKLSVIHQNRYNKSIKLMRQALEEGRFGKLTHGQATVRWNRNDAYYAQAPWRGTKLQDGGVLMNQSIHNIDLLQWTLGPVESVFGYTRTALRKIEMEDVGVAVIKFKNGALGVIEAASTIYPKNIEETLNIFGETGSVMVGGIAVNRIETWEFPDSEEEKKQIFDSQENDPPNVYGFGHREVMKDMIDAIREDRTPAIPGEEGRKAMEIILAIYKCQETKEPVVFPLSE; this is encoded by the coding sequence ATGGATAAGAAAATGCGCTTTGCCATTATTGGCTGTGGAAGGATTGCCCCCAAGCATGCGGAATCCATCGTAGCCTTAGAAGAGGCCGAGTTAGTGGCAGTCTGTGACATTATTCCGGAGAGAGCCCAAGCCTTTGCCGATAAATACGGTGCCAAGCCCTATACCTCTTATGAGGAGATGCTGGCAAAGGAAGAGATCGATGTCGTAACCATCGCTACAGAATCGGATCTTCATGCACCCATCGGCATCACCTGTGCCAAAGCCGGCAAACATGTCATGGTCGAAAAACCCATGGCCATGACTTTGGCAAGTGCCGACGAGCTGATTCGCACCTGCCATGAGGAAGGGGTCAAATTGTCGGTTATCCATCAAAACCGCTATAACAAATCCATTAAACTTATGCGCCAAGCCCTGGAAGAAGGCCGGTTCGGCAAGCTGACCCACGGACAGGCTACCGTGCGCTGGAACCGCAATGATGCCTACTATGCCCAAGCCCCCTGGCGGGGGACGAAGCTCCAGGACGGTGGCGTTCTCATGAACCAGTCGATACATAATATTGACCTGCTGCAATGGACCCTGGGTCCTGTGGAGTCGGTCTTTGGCTATACCCGCACTGCCCTGCGCAAAATCGAGATGGAGGATGTAGGGGTTGCTGTCATCAAATTTAAAAACGGTGCTCTGGGTGTGATCGAGGCGGCTTCGACTATTTATCCTAAAAATATCGAAGAGACACTGAACATCTTTGGGGAAACCGGGTCCGTCATGGTGGGCGGAATTGCGGTGAACCGCATTGAGACCTGGGAGTTCCCCGACAGTGAAGAGGAGAAAAAACAGATCTTTGACAGTCAGGAAAATGATCCCCCCAATGTCTACGGATTTGGCCACCGGGAAGTGATGAAGGATATGATCGATGCTATCCGCGAGGATCGGACACCGGCTATTCCCGGGGAAGAGGGGCGGAAGGCCATGGAGATCATCCTGGCTATTTATAAATGCCAGGAGACAAAGGAGCCTGTGGTCTTTCCTTTGTCTGAGTAG
- a CDS encoding nucleotide sugar dehydrogenase, translating to MLRMKEVITSEDVLAKNLKDKLQDHSATVGVIGLGYVGLPLAVEKGKVGFSVIGFDINAARVAKVNAGDNYIADVKDEELLELTQKGMITATTDYAKLAECDVVVICVPTPLTITRDPDISYIQASSEQIAKYLKPGQLVTLESTTYPGTTEEVILPMLEQSGLKVGKDFFLAFSPERVDPGNKRFTTNNTSKVVGGMTPVCLEVAYTFYAQTIVNVVPVSSPAAAELTKVFENTYRAVNIALVNELMLLCDRMGIDIWEVVEAAGTKPFGIQTFWPGPGVGGHCIPIDPFYLTWKAREYDFHTRFIELAGEINVEVSYHVINKVIRALNNENKSLKDAKVLILGVAYKKDIDDVRESPALKIMELLRKNGANIAYHDPYIPVIEPHGGSTVHLENTELTDEALAAADCVLILTDHSVVDYERVAEKAPLIVDTRNATRGVENNREKIVKI from the coding sequence ATGTTGCGTATGAAAGAAGTCATTACCAGTGAAGATGTTTTAGCAAAGAATCTAAAAGACAAGCTCCAGGACCATTCTGCAACAGTGGGGGTTATCGGTCTTGGTTATGTAGGACTCCCCTTAGCCGTAGAAAAGGGAAAAGTAGGCTTCTCAGTCATCGGGTTTGATATTAACGCCGCTCGCGTAGCTAAAGTCAACGCCGGAGACAATTACATCGCTGATGTCAAAGATGAGGAACTTCTGGAACTGACCCAAAAAGGAATGATCACAGCGACCACGGATTACGCGAAACTCGCTGAGTGCGATGTGGTTGTCATCTGTGTCCCTACCCCTCTGACCATCACCCGGGATCCGGATATCTCCTATATTCAGGCCTCTTCCGAGCAGATCGCCAAATACCTCAAGCCCGGACAGCTGGTAACTTTAGAAAGCACCACCTATCCCGGCACCACTGAGGAAGTCATTCTGCCCATGCTGGAACAAAGCGGCCTTAAAGTGGGCAAAGACTTTTTCCTGGCCTTCTCACCGGAGCGGGTCGATCCAGGCAACAAACGCTTTACCACCAACAATACCTCAAAAGTTGTGGGGGGTATGACCCCAGTCTGTCTGGAAGTCGCCTATACCTTCTATGCTCAGACCATCGTCAATGTGGTTCCCGTATCCTCACCGGCTGCCGCGGAGCTCACTAAAGTCTTTGAGAATACTTACCGTGCCGTGAACATCGCTTTGGTCAATGAGCTGATGCTGCTTTGTGATCGCATGGGCATCGATATCTGGGAAGTAGTGGAGGCCGCAGGAACCAAACCCTTTGGGATTCAAACCTTCTGGCCCGGCCCGGGAGTGGGCGGACACTGCATTCCTATCGATCCTTTCTACCTGACCTGGAAAGCCCGCGAGTACGACTTCCACACCCGCTTTATCGAGCTGGCCGGCGAGATCAATGTCGAAGTCTCCTACCATGTGATCAATAAAGTCATTCGTGCTCTCAATAATGAAAATAAGAGCCTTAAGGATGCCAAAGTTCTTATCCTTGGGGTAGCCTATAAAAAAGATATCGACGATGTCCGTGAGTCACCGGCCCTTAAGATCATGGAGCTGCTCAGGAAAAACGGAGCCAATATCGCCTACCATGACCCCTATATCCCGGTTATCGAGCCTCACGGCGGCTCCACAGTCCATCTGGAAAACACTGAGCTGACCGACGAAGCCCTGGCTGCTGCAGACTGCGTCCTCATCCTCACCGACCACAGTGTTGTCGACTATGAGCGGGTCGCAGAAAAGGCCCCCCTCATCGTGGATACCCGCAACGCCACCAGAGGCGTCGAGAACAACAGAGAAAAGATCGTCAAAATCTAA
- a CDS encoding polysaccharide biosynthesis protein — translation MILRKRTLLLMVIDAVLINLAVFLSFYIRFAVDGDGTIPEEYLLTLTHSAWTATLIYLSVFYIFGLYNKLWQYASIGELISIIFAVTVAAAGTITVVYFIAPMRFPHTVSALMWFSTLFLIGGSRFIWRILQDNIFTPHVPGSQNQVLIIGAGDAGVMAARELKNKNYREGRPVGYIDDAATKQRLQLMGIPVLGTRRDIPRVVKNHNIDKIIIAMPSASGDVIREIVGICEKTGVDLKIMPGVFDVVSGKVDTKEIRQVQVEDLLGREAVTVDLEDVAGYLAGEAVLITGGGGSIGSELCRQVARFNPAKLVIVGHGENSVFDIEQELRSENPGLDVVTEILDIKDREKVHLVFQRYKPGVVFHAAAHKHVPLMEKNPEEAMKNNIMGTSNLAEAADAAKVKTFVLISTDKAVNPTSIMGATKRVAEMVIQSMDKRSDTKYVAVRFGNVLGSRGSVIPTFKRQIAKGGPVTVTHPDMVRYFMTIPEASQLVIQAGSMAQGGEIFILDMGQPVKILDLARDLIRLSGFEPDVDIKIKFTGMRPGEKLFEELLTAEEGTSATKHKRIFVAKPNNINVSQLEELIHLIRERGSYLTREEVMGQLQAIVPTFRKQASKAVANQ, via the coding sequence ATGATATTGCGCAAAAGGACTCTACTATTAATGGTTATTGACGCTGTGTTAATTAATCTGGCAGTGTTTTTAAGCTTTTATATTCGTTTTGCTGTGGATGGGGACGGAACCATACCTGAGGAATATCTGCTCACACTGACTCATTCCGCCTGGACGGCAACCCTGATTTACTTAAGTGTGTTCTATATTTTCGGCTTGTATAACAAGCTCTGGCAATATGCCAGCATTGGCGAGCTCATATCCATCATCTTTGCCGTGACCGTCGCCGCAGCAGGGACAATCACCGTAGTGTATTTCATTGCTCCCATGCGTTTTCCCCATACAGTATCGGCTCTTATGTGGTTCAGTACTCTCTTCTTAATTGGCGGCTCCCGTTTTATTTGGAGAATCCTTCAGGACAATATTTTTACTCCCCATGTGCCCGGCTCTCAGAATCAAGTCCTGATTATTGGCGCAGGGGATGCGGGAGTGATGGCCGCCCGGGAGCTGAAAAACAAAAACTATCGGGAAGGCCGTCCTGTGGGCTATATCGATGATGCAGCCACCAAGCAAAGACTGCAGCTCATGGGGATTCCTGTCTTAGGCACCCGCCGGGATATCCCCCGGGTCGTTAAGAACCATAATATTGATAAGATTATTATCGCCATGCCTTCGGCTTCCGGGGACGTCATCCGGGAGATCGTGGGCATCTGCGAAAAAACCGGTGTGGATCTGAAGATCATGCCCGGTGTGTTCGACGTGGTCAGCGGTAAAGTGGATACCAAAGAAATCCGCCAGGTTCAAGTGGAGGATTTGCTGGGGCGTGAAGCCGTCACCGTCGATCTGGAGGATGTAGCCGGTTACCTTGCAGGTGAAGCGGTCCTGATTACCGGCGGCGGCGGGTCCATCGGCTCGGAGCTTTGCCGGCAGGTCGCCCGCTTTAACCCGGCTAAACTGGTTATCGTGGGCCATGGCGAAAACAGCGTCTTTGACATCGAACAGGAACTGCGCTCGGAAAACCCGGGGTTGGATGTGGTCACGGAGATTTTGGATATCAAGGACCGGGAAAAAGTCCATCTCGTCTTCCAGCGCTATAAACCGGGTGTGGTGTTCCACGCCGCGGCCCATAAACATGTCCCTCTCATGGAAAAGAATCCGGAAGAGGCCATGAAAAATAACATTATGGGTACCAGCAATCTGGCCGAGGCAGCGGATGCCGCCAAGGTCAAGACCTTTGTCCTGATTTCCACCGATAAGGCAGTCAATCCCACCAGTATCATGGGGGCCACCAAGCGGGTGGCGGAGATGGTGATCCAGAGCATGGACAAGCGTTCTGACACCAAGTATGTGGCGGTACGTTTTGGCAATGTACTGGGCAGCCGGGGAAGCGTTATTCCCACCTTTAAGCGTCAGATTGCCAAAGGCGGGCCGGTTACAGTCACTCATCCCGATATGGTTCGCTACTTTATGACCATACCTGAAGCCTCCCAGCTGGTGATTCAAGCCGGCTCCATGGCTCAGGGGGGGGAGATTTTTATCCTGGATATGGGTCAGCCGGTCAAGATTCTGGATCTTGCCCGGGATCTCATCCGCCTCTCCGGGTTTGAACCGGATGTGGATATCAAGATTAAATTCACAGGGATGCGCCCCGGTGAAAAACTCTTTGAAGAACTCCTTACCGCAGAAGAAGGGACTTCAGCGACGAAACATAAACGGATTTTCGTAGCCAAACCCAATAATATCAATGTTTCACAGCTTGAGGAACTTATCCACCTCATCCGTGAGCGGGGCTCCTATCTCACCCGGGAAGAAGTTATGGGACAGTTACAAGCCATTGTGCCTACATTTAGAAAGCAAGCTTCCAAGGCAGTTGCCAATCAATAA
- a CDS encoding cell wall-binding repeat-containing protein: protein MIRRYAITGMMICALLTTQTLSQPATLYAAANPESLSQTMCDIYVNPSYDEINQMIEEVAKEKAIPSIILKAIAFKESSWRQFDKEGNPLFSRPEHPAIGIMQVATYNDNDLETIHKLKTDIMFNLRVGAELLDEKWRFTPTIGDGDRNKLENWYFALWAYNIWTDKNNPNTLAATSPDTLTYQEKIFNVLAHPEGFLARYIDPVEVTPIPAELLPAAGIPLKTDSWMTPEPIHYGDLNSGDTPGSGPANPGDSNEPKNPDDPNNSNNPVDTQDPPYEEEVPDPPQTPVALELIRLAGKDRIDTAIEQALKGWPDGAGTVVLARADHFPDALAGAPLAAQYDAPILLTSSQALEARVAEAIMVLGPEKVILLGGEGALSRKISAKLEDLGWDSERQIRVSGLNRYETAANIALATSGIAQSLSAGSIEAVALATGQNFPDALSIASVAGIKQMPILLTEAKTLPRETLEALKDLNPQKVYLIGGEGAISLSIQDTIQEQLSLPSSQLVRLSGDSRYDTMAAVAEAFAGESQGLCFATGQEFPDALAGAALAARLNATVILLPKSSIEDYPRLKNAIAQYPCNFETQPYIFGGEGAVSPEQVAELKELLENTYVAVNLTD, encoded by the coding sequence GTGATTCGACGCTATGCCATAACCGGTATGATGATTTGTGCTTTATTAACCACGCAAACTTTAAGTCAGCCTGCCACCCTTTATGCTGCGGCAAATCCGGAGAGTTTATCTCAAACAATGTGCGATATCTATGTTAATCCATCCTATGATGAGATCAATCAAATGATCGAAGAGGTAGCCAAAGAAAAAGCAATCCCCAGCATAATACTCAAAGCCATCGCCTTTAAAGAAAGTTCCTGGCGTCAATTCGATAAAGAAGGGAACCCTTTGTTTTCAAGACCAGAGCATCCTGCCATTGGGATTATGCAGGTGGCAACCTATAATGATAACGATCTCGAAACCATCCATAAACTTAAAACGGACATTATGTTCAACCTCCGCGTGGGTGCCGAACTTCTCGATGAAAAATGGCGTTTTACACCAACCATCGGGGACGGGGATCGCAATAAACTGGAAAACTGGTATTTTGCCTTATGGGCCTATAATATCTGGACGGACAAAAACAACCCCAATACTCTCGCCGCAACAAGCCCTGATACCCTGACTTATCAAGAGAAAATTTTTAACGTTCTGGCTCACCCGGAAGGCTTTTTAGCCCGGTACATCGATCCTGTGGAGGTTACTCCCATTCCCGCGGAGCTGCTTCCCGCTGCGGGAATTCCCCTCAAGACGGATAGCTGGATGACTCCGGAACCTATCCATTACGGCGATCTCAATTCAGGGGACACCCCCGGCAGCGGGCCTGCCAACCCCGGTGACTCAAACGAGCCAAAAAATCCGGATGATCCCAATAATTCCAATAATCCTGTCGATACACAAGACCCTCCTTATGAAGAAGAAGTACCCGATCCGCCTCAAACGCCTGTAGCTTTGGAATTGATTCGTTTAGCCGGCAAGGATCGGATTGATACAGCCATTGAGCAAGCCTTAAAGGGATGGCCGGACGGGGCGGGAACTGTCGTCCTGGCCCGGGCTGATCATTTTCCCGATGCTTTGGCCGGCGCTCCTTTGGCAGCTCAATATGACGCGCCTATTCTCTTGACTTCCAGTCAAGCTCTGGAAGCCCGGGTGGCGGAAGCCATCATGGTCTTAGGCCCGGAAAAAGTGATCCTGCTGGGTGGAGAAGGAGCCTTGAGCCGGAAAATATCAGCCAAGCTGGAAGACTTAGGCTGGGACAGTGAGCGGCAGATACGGGTCAGCGGCCTCAATCGCTATGAGACCGCAGCGAATATTGCCTTGGCTACATCAGGAATAGCTCAGTCTCTGTCGGCGGGTTCCATCGAAGCCGTCGCTCTTGCCACCGGACAAAACTTCCCCGATGCTCTCAGTATCGCCTCTGTCGCCGGAATCAAGCAAATGCCCATTCTCCTTACAGAAGCAAAGACTCTTCCCCGGGAAACCTTGGAAGCCTTAAAAGATTTAAATCCGCAGAAGGTGTATCTGATTGGCGGGGAAGGGGCGATCAGCCTGTCCATTCAAGATACAATCCAAGAGCAGCTCAGTTTACCTTCCTCACAACTGGTGCGTTTATCTGGAGATTCCCGCTATGATACCATGGCCGCAGTAGCGGAGGCCTTTGCAGGAGAAAGCCAGGGTTTATGCTTTGCTACAGGGCAGGAATTCCCGGATGCCTTAGCCGGTGCCGCTTTGGCCGCCCGCCTCAATGCCACGGTTATCCTGCTTCCTAAAAGCTCCATCGAGGATTATCCCCGGCTGAAAAATGCCATTGCCCAATACCCCTGTAATTTTGAAACCCAGCCGTATATCTTTGGGGGAGAGGGAGCGGTATCCCCTGAGCAGGTTGCCGAGCTTAAGGAGCTATTGGAAAATACTTATGTAGCCGTCAACCTGACCGATTAA